CGTACCTGTTCCAAAAATCCGACCTTTAGCATAGTTGAATTCGTTTTCAGCTAAATATACCATTGAATCTAAAGGATTAGTGATAAGTATGAGTACAGCTTCTTTTGTATATTCAGTAACTCGCGTCATAATCTCTCTTAAAACAGTTGCGTTTTGCATAGCCAATTGGCTACGATCAGGCATCAATTCGCCAGTATTTGGTACAATACTCGGTCCAGCCGCACAGATAATAACGGTTGCATCTTGACAATCCTCATAACTGCCAGCATAGATTTCTGGATTTGCTTGTGAATGAAACGCTGCTGCATGTCGATGATCCAACGCTTCGCCTTCTGCTACTTTGTCTTGGCTATCAATTAAAGCAATTTTAGCAAAAAGTTGCAAATGTAAAACTTCTGTCAAAACTTGCGAGCCTACATGTCCGACTCCAATGATAACTAACTTATTTTGGTTCATTCATATCCCTCCAATTTTACTTTCTATCTTACCACTAATTAGTCTTAAATCAACAAAAGTTCAGTAAAAAAGAATCACCTAAATTAAGGTTTACGAGTATAGGTACGCTAAATCGTATGGTATAATAATATGCAGTTGTTTTATGATTTAAGCAAATACTTCTTTTATGAGTCAGACACATTACTCTATACTTTAAACGCTTTTCAATATACAGATATAAGTACATTAACTTTTAAGGAGTGTCAAAATGGTTACATTAAAATCTCAAAGAGAAATTGAACAAATGAAGGAATCTGGAAAAATTTTAGCCGGTATTCATCAACAATTAAGAACCTTTATCAAACCTGGTATTACAACAAATCAAATCAATCAATTTGTTCAAAATAAAATTGAAGATAAAGGAGCAATAGCAGCACAAATTGGTTTTGAAAATTATGAATATGCGACATGTATTAGTGTAAATGATGAAATTTGCCACGGTTTTCCTTCTGATTATGTCCTGAAATCTGGTGATCTTGTCAAGGTTGATTTTTGCGTTGATCTATTAGGCGCTATTTCTGACAGTTGTTGGACATATGCTGTCGGGGAATTATCAAACGAACACCTAGAATTAATGGCAGTGACTCAAGAAGCTTTGAGATTAGGGATTGAGCAAGCCAAAATTGGTAATCGCGTCGGTGACATTAGCCATGCCATTCAAAGTTATGCGGAATCTAAAGGATATGGTGTCGTTCGAGACTTTCTTGCTCATGGTATTGGTCCAACAATTCATGAAGAACCTTTCTTTTCACACTATGGTCAAGCGGGTAAAGGCTTACGCTTAAAAGAAGGTATGACGATTACCATTGAGCCTATGATTACTACAGGAACATGGAAGATGGACATAGATTCAAATAGCTGGACTGCTCGAACAATTGATGG
This Carnobacterium maltaromaticum DSM 20342 DNA region includes the following protein-coding sequences:
- the map gene encoding type I methionyl aminopeptidase is translated as MVTLKSQREIEQMKESGKILAGIHQQLRTFIKPGITTNQINQFVQNKIEDKGAIAAQIGFENYEYATCISVNDEICHGFPSDYVLKSGDLVKVDFCVDLLGAISDSCWTYAVGELSNEHLELMAVTQEALRLGIEQAKIGNRVGDISHAIQSYAESKGYGVVRDFLAHGIGPTIHEEPFFSHYGQAGKGLRLKEGMTITIEPMITTGTWKMDIDSNSWTARTIDGSYCAQYEHSLAITKEGPVILTKQES